The Aminithiophilus ramosus genome contains a region encoding:
- a CDS encoding helix-turn-helix transcriptional regulator, giving the protein MFLKKDLGAALRARRVSLGMTQQTLANMVGVRRQTLLSWELGRSLPSVEALGALEGHLGLERGELFVRLSPAEEGRPLRLGGGRRLDRS; this is encoded by the coding sequence ATGTTCTTGAAAAAGGACCTGGGTGCCGCTCTCCGGGCGAGAAGGGTGTCGCTGGGAATGACCCAGCAAACTTTGGCGAACATGGTGGGCGTCCGGCGGCAGACGCTGCTGTCGTGGGAGCTCGGCCGCAGCCTTCCCAGCGTCGAGGCTCTGGGCGCTCTCGAAGGACATCTGGGCCTCGAGCGTGGCGAGCTCTTCGTCCGCCTCTCCCCGGCGGAGGAGGGGCGTCCCCTCCGCCTCGGAGGGGGCCGGAGGCTCGATCGATCCTGA